A genomic segment from Paraconexibacter algicola encodes:
- a CDS encoding MlaD family protein, producing MSRNRPSVVANPVLVGAVTVLIVTVAVFLAYNANSGLPFVPTTELKVRVASGANVLPGNDVREGGFRVGIVSDMEPVRLPDGTTGAEITLKLDDKGDPLPVDSTVDLRPRSVLGLKYVEITRGTATQTFRDGDTLPADQATFPVELDDFYSIFDERTRTSVQRNVEGFGTALSGRGVAVNEAIADLPRFLGALEPVMTVLSDEDTQLVRFLKELGDAARVVAPIADQYANQFTAGADVFEAWSRDPEKLQQTIEKSGPTLRTGIASLRTQRPFLRDFAAFSGSVERVARQLPRTLPRITPALETGARVQRRTPELNRNLRGVLQAADRLARDPATPAAIRGVNRTVDILNPFVRFLGPHITVCNYFNYAWTHVSEHLTEPDPTGTSQRTLLNQASRTVNPLASSVGTLGAARPANGEPTLTGSPMNLHLTPYGAAIDEQGNADCESGQRGYHQRLNAYGPADQNIVVDPHIPGNSGPTFTGRPRVPEGQTFSRSPQVGPKLPPELLP from the coding sequence GTGTCGCGCAACCGTCCCAGCGTCGTCGCCAACCCGGTCCTCGTCGGCGCCGTCACCGTCCTCATCGTCACGGTCGCGGTGTTCCTGGCGTACAACGCGAACTCCGGGCTGCCGTTCGTCCCGACCACCGAGCTGAAGGTGCGCGTCGCCAGTGGCGCGAACGTCCTGCCCGGCAACGACGTGCGCGAGGGCGGCTTCCGCGTCGGCATCGTGTCCGACATGGAGCCCGTCCGGCTGCCGGACGGCACCACCGGGGCCGAGATCACGCTGAAGCTCGACGACAAGGGCGACCCGCTGCCCGTCGACTCGACCGTCGACCTGCGCCCGCGCTCGGTGCTCGGCCTCAAGTACGTCGAGATCACGCGCGGCACCGCCACGCAGACGTTCCGCGACGGCGACACGCTCCCCGCCGACCAGGCGACCTTCCCGGTCGAGCTCGACGACTTCTACTCGATCTTCGACGAGCGGACGCGGACGTCCGTGCAGCGCAACGTCGAGGGCTTCGGCACCGCGCTCAGCGGCCGCGGCGTCGCCGTCAACGAGGCGATCGCCGACCTGCCGCGGTTCCTCGGCGCGCTCGAGCCGGTCATGACGGTGCTCTCCGACGAGGACACCCAGCTCGTCCGCTTCCTCAAGGAGCTCGGCGACGCCGCGCGCGTCGTCGCGCCGATCGCCGACCAGTACGCCAACCAGTTCACCGCCGGCGCGGACGTGTTCGAGGCCTGGTCGCGCGACCCCGAGAAGCTCCAGCAGACGATCGAGAAGTCCGGCCCGACGCTGCGCACCGGCATCGCGTCGCTCCGCACGCAGCGGCCGTTCCTGCGGGACTTCGCGGCCTTCAGCGGCTCCGTCGAGCGGGTCGCCCGCCAGCTGCCGCGCACGCTGCCCCGCATCACGCCCGCCCTGGAGACCGGTGCGCGCGTCCAGCGCCGCACCCCGGAGCTCAACCGCAACCTGCGCGGCGTCCTGCAGGCCGCGGACCGGCTCGCCCGCGACCCGGCGACGCCGGCGGCGATCCGTGGCGTCAACCGCACGGTCGACATCCTCAACCCGTTCGTGCGGTTCCTCGGCCCGCACATCACGGTCTGCAACTACTTCAACTACGCCTGGACCCACGTCAGCGAGCACCTGACCGAGCCCGACCCGACCGGCACGTCGCAGCGCACCCTGCTCAACCAGGCCTCGCGCACGGTCAACCCGCTCGCCTCGAGCGTCGGGACGCTCGGCGCCGCCCGGCCCGCCAACGGCGAGCCGACCCTCACCGGCTCGCCGATGAACCTGCACCTGACCCCCTACGGCGCGGCGATCGACGAGCAGGGCAACGCCGACTGCGAGTCCGGGCAGCGCGGCTACCACCAGCGCCTCAACGCGTACGGCCCCGCGGACCAGAACATCGTCGTCGACCCGCACATCCCCGGGAACTCCGGCCCGACCTTCACCGGCCGGCCGCGCGTGCCCGAGGGCCAGACCTTCTCGCGCTCGCCCCAGGTGGGCCCGAAGCTGCCGCCGGAGCTCCTGCCATGA
- a CDS encoding MlaD family protein encodes MRRGQKTADPFRVGLLVLVLAVVGVYFGFTKANPLADPFEMKAAFRDAAGVKAKSPVRVAGVTVGEVTKVEKPDPGSPGVVVTMKLQDRGLPVHRDARLKIRPRIFLEGNVFIDMTPGSPTAPVVGDGDTIPLTQTAAPVGLGKVLESLQANTREDLQTVLQEYGSALQDGGAAGFNRSIQYWEPAYRDGAIVADATRGILIHDLSNYVDRAGVVAQALDRDPAALKGLITNFSTVAGAFQAEQGNLRRAVDVLDDTLETGYRALGELNTALPPLRRLARELRPAVRAAGPSLDAQLPLLRELRGLLRSAELGGLARDLRRVVPDLVELNVGGVPLQEQARLLSSCQIQVIQPTANSKIEDKNFPANGKVFQEGVKWLPGIAGESRGFDGNGQYIKTTAKGGANFVYSIGAGRFLLTSAPLGGVNPPAKTKHPPMRPDVPCETQEAPNVQSIPEGPPVGRRVRTSGEAYAERLAKSQGSAITWLRRQLKIEGLEKTLKVVTEPLTKAAADRLGARATAQRAADARRIREAGE; translated from the coding sequence ATGAGACGCGGCCAGAAGACCGCCGATCCGTTCCGCGTCGGGCTGCTCGTGCTCGTCCTCGCCGTCGTCGGCGTCTACTTCGGCTTCACGAAGGCCAACCCGCTCGCCGACCCGTTCGAGATGAAGGCCGCGTTCCGCGACGCCGCGGGCGTCAAGGCCAAGTCGCCGGTGCGCGTCGCCGGCGTCACCGTCGGCGAGGTCACGAAGGTCGAGAAGCCCGACCCCGGGTCGCCCGGCGTCGTCGTGACGATGAAGCTCCAGGACCGCGGCCTGCCCGTGCACCGCGACGCGCGCCTGAAGATCCGGCCGCGGATCTTCCTCGAGGGCAACGTCTTCATCGACATGACGCCCGGGTCGCCGACCGCGCCGGTCGTCGGGGACGGCGACACGATCCCGCTCACGCAGACCGCGGCGCCCGTCGGCCTCGGCAAGGTCCTCGAGTCGCTGCAGGCGAACACCCGCGAGGACCTGCAGACCGTGCTGCAGGAGTACGGCAGCGCGCTGCAGGACGGCGGCGCGGCGGGCTTCAACCGCTCGATCCAGTACTGGGAGCCCGCCTACCGCGACGGCGCGATCGTCGCCGACGCCACCCGCGGCATCCTCATCCACGACCTGTCGAACTACGTCGACCGCGCCGGCGTCGTCGCCCAGGCGCTCGACCGCGACCCGGCCGCGCTCAAGGGCCTGATCACGAACTTCTCGACGGTCGCGGGCGCCTTCCAGGCCGAGCAGGGCAACCTGCGCCGCGCCGTCGACGTCCTCGACGACACGCTGGAGACCGGCTACCGCGCGCTCGGGGAGCTCAACACCGCCCTGCCGCCGCTGCGCCGCTTGGCGCGCGAGCTGCGTCCGGCCGTCCGCGCCGCGGGCCCGTCGCTCGACGCGCAGCTGCCGCTGCTGCGCGAGCTGCGCGGCCTGCTGCGCTCCGCCGAGCTCGGCGGCCTCGCCCGCGACCTGCGCCGCGTCGTGCCCGACCTCGTCGAGCTGAACGTCGGCGGCGTCCCGCTGCAGGAGCAGGCGCGGCTGCTCTCCAGCTGCCAGATCCAGGTGATCCAGCCGACGGCCAACAGCAAGATCGAGGACAAGAACTTCCCGGCCAACGGCAAGGTCTTCCAGGAGGGCGTCAAGTGGCTCCCGGGCATCGCCGGGGAGAGCCGCGGCTTCGACGGCAACGGCCAGTACATCAAGACGACCGCCAAGGGCGGCGCGAACTTCGTGTACTCGATCGGGGCCGGCCGCTTCCTGCTCACCAGCGCCCCGCTCGGCGGCGTCAACCCGCCCGCGAAGACGAAGCACCCGCCGATGCGGCCGGACGTCCCCTGCGAGACGCAGGAGGCACCGAACGTGCAGTCGATCCCCGAGGGCCCGCCCGTCGGCCGCCGCGTGCGCACCTCCGGCGAGGCCTACGCCGAGCGCCTCGCGAAGTCCCAGGGCAGCGCGATCACGTGGCTGCGCCGCCAGCTGAAGATCGAGGGCCTCGAGAAGACCCTGAAGGTCGTGACCGAGCCGCTGACCAAGGCCGCCGCCGACCGTCTCGGGGCGCGCGCCACCGCCCAGCGGGCCGCCGACGCCCGCCGCATCCGGGAGGCGGGCGAGTGA
- a CDS encoding MlaD family protein: MIRAIKKRRGDLFAVIGLFTIAAIVGGYILEKQRLRFPLIEESPFIVKAEFATAQAVTPGQGQTVRVSGVRIGDISKAELKDGRAIITMELDRKYDDLVREDAKALLRPKTGLKDMFIELDPGTKAAPLVKEGWTLPIASTLPDVNPDEFLQSLDTDTRDYLRLLLDGAGKGLKGRDDDLREVLRRFEPTNRDLAAVSTAVAQRRTELRRLINSLQRLTTKLGEEPDDLTELVQTSNRVFTALAAERDGVQGTVRELPGALEETRDGLAKVEQLAKVLRPAADELRPVARALRRANDRVLPFAREATPLLRTDIRPFVREARPLVRELRPAAADLVAAEPQLKRTFTVLNHLFNMLGYNPNGREPADKRGREEGYAFALAWLGHQSVNLFNNADANGPMRSITIAGTCNVLESTVASVPASEFLLGLTGVLTDPAICGGDGAAARRAKVRRDLRASERAAERATKLAQTGEAG, from the coding sequence GTGATCCGCGCGATCAAGAAGCGTCGCGGCGACCTGTTCGCCGTCATCGGCCTGTTCACCATCGCCGCGATCGTCGGCGGCTACATCCTCGAGAAGCAGCGGCTGCGGTTCCCGCTGATCGAGGAGAGCCCGTTCATCGTCAAGGCCGAGTTCGCGACCGCGCAGGCGGTCACGCCCGGCCAGGGGCAGACCGTCCGCGTCTCCGGCGTGCGGATCGGCGACATCTCCAAGGCGGAGCTCAAGGACGGCCGCGCCATCATCACGATGGAGCTCGACCGCAAGTACGACGACCTCGTCCGCGAGGACGCGAAGGCGCTGCTGCGGCCGAAGACCGGCCTGAAGGACATGTTCATCGAGCTCGACCCGGGCACGAAGGCCGCGCCGCTGGTGAAGGAGGGCTGGACCCTTCCGATCGCCTCGACGCTGCCGGACGTCAACCCGGACGAGTTCCTGCAGTCGCTGGACACCGACACGCGGGACTACCTGCGGCTGCTGCTGGACGGGGCGGGCAAGGGCCTGAAGGGCCGCGACGACGACCTGCGCGAGGTCCTGCGCCGGTTCGAGCCGACCAACCGCGACCTCGCCGCCGTCTCCACGGCGGTCGCGCAGCGGCGTACCGAGCTGCGCCGGCTCATCAACTCGCTGCAGCGGCTCACCACGAAGCTCGGCGAGGAGCCCGACGACCTCACCGAGCTCGTGCAGACCTCCAACCGCGTCTTCACCGCGCTGGCGGCCGAGCGCGACGGCGTCCAGGGCACCGTCCGCGAGCTGCCGGGCGCGCTGGAGGAGACCCGCGACGGGCTCGCGAAGGTCGAGCAGCTCGCGAAGGTCCTGCGGCCCGCCGCCGACGAGCTGCGCCCCGTGGCGCGCGCCCTGCGCCGCGCCAACGACCGGGTGCTGCCGTTCGCCCGCGAGGCGACGCCGCTGCTGCGCACCGACATCCGACCGTTCGTCCGCGAGGCCCGGCCGCTGGTGCGCGAGCTGCGCCCCGCCGCCGCCGATCTCGTCGCGGCCGAGCCGCAGCTGAAGCGCACGTTCACCGTGCTCAACCACCTCTTCAACATGCTCGGGTACAACCCGAACGGTCGCGAGCCCGCCGACAAGCGCGGCCGCGAGGAGGGCTACGCGTTCGCGCTGGCGTGGCTGGGCCACCAGTCGGTGAACCTCTTCAACAACGCGGACGCCAACGGCCCGATGCGCAGCATCACGATCGCGGGCACCTGCAACGTGCTCGAGTCCACGGTCGCGAGCGTGCCGGCCTCCGAGTTCCTGCTCGGCCTCACCGGCGTGCTCACCGACCCGGCGATCTGCGGTGGCGACGGGGCGGCCGCGCGCCGCGCGAAGGTCCGTCGCGACCTGCGCGCCAGCGAGCGCGCCGCCGAGCGCGCGACGAAGCTCGCGCAGACGGGGGAGGCCGGCTGA
- a CDS encoding MlaD family protein, whose amino-acid sequence MESTQIEQQGGGGIGAVGRAAIAAALALVALLAVLVLTGDEPYTVKARFQAATQMVEGNLVQSGGRKVGLVKQIELTDDGQAELTLELDDDVAPLREGTRATLRLASLSSIVGRYVDLQIPEETPGSPRATIADGGVLPTASTTSAVDIDQLFSLFDDKTKRGLRDFIRGNGTLYAGREAQARAGFQYLNPTLIASQRLFAEVNRDTPLLQRFLLANARLVTDIAERSADLSALIDGLADTTGAIATEEDDLSRAIARLPDFMRRSNTTFVNLRSALDDVEPLLEESRPVTPKLRRVLAQLRPLAQTARPVVRDLSRTIRRDGKDNDLIELGRAVLPFRDQVVATKVRNGQERPGTFPTTAKSLAGSREHLAFLRPYAVDLTGWFDDFSHSGVYDANGSVSRNALTVNAFALADGVLQPIPPALRDALFQTTASVSQNNRCPGSAERPAADGSNPYVPEGFDCDRTQVPPGR is encoded by the coding sequence GTGGAGAGCACACAGATCGAGCAGCAGGGAGGAGGGGGAATCGGCGCCGTCGGTCGCGCCGCGATCGCCGCTGCCCTCGCGCTCGTGGCGCTGCTCGCCGTGCTGGTGCTGACCGGGGACGAGCCCTACACGGTCAAGGCCCGCTTCCAGGCCGCCACCCAGATGGTCGAGGGCAACCTCGTCCAGAGCGGCGGCCGCAAGGTCGGGCTCGTCAAGCAGATCGAGCTCACCGACGACGGCCAGGCCGAGCTGACGCTCGAGCTCGACGACGACGTGGCGCCCCTGCGCGAGGGCACACGCGCCACGTTGCGGCTCGCGTCGCTGTCGAGCATCGTCGGCCGCTACGTCGACCTGCAGATCCCGGAGGAGACACCCGGCTCCCCGCGCGCCACGATCGCCGACGGCGGCGTCCTGCCGACCGCCAGCACGACCTCCGCGGTCGACATCGACCAGCTCTTCTCGCTGTTCGACGACAAGACCAAGCGCGGGCTGCGCGACTTCATCCGCGGCAACGGCACGCTCTACGCGGGCCGCGAGGCGCAGGCCCGGGCGGGCTTCCAGTACCTCAACCCGACGCTCATCGCCTCCCAGCGCCTGTTCGCCGAGGTCAACCGCGACACGCCGCTGCTGCAGCGCTTCCTGCTCGCCAACGCGCGGCTCGTCACCGACATCGCCGAGCGCTCCGCGGACCTCAGCGCGCTGATCGACGGCCTCGCCGACACGACGGGCGCGATCGCGACCGAGGAGGACGACCTCTCGCGCGCCATCGCGCGCCTGCCCGACTTCATGCGGCGCAGCAACACGACGTTCGTGAACCTGCGCTCCGCGCTCGACGACGTCGAGCCGCTGCTCGAGGAGTCCCGGCCGGTCACCCCGAAGCTGCGGCGCGTGCTCGCGCAGCTGCGGCCGCTCGCGCAGACCGCGCGTCCGGTCGTGCGCGACCTGTCGAGGACGATCCGCCGGGACGGCAAGGACAACGACCTCATCGAGCTCGGCCGCGCCGTGCTGCCGTTCCGCGACCAGGTCGTCGCGACGAAGGTCCGCAACGGCCAGGAGCGCCCGGGCACGTTCCCGACGACCGCGAAGTCGCTCGCCGGCTCGCGCGAGCACCTCGCCTTCCTGCGCCCCTACGCGGTCGACCTCACCGGCTGGTTCGACGACTTCAGCCACTCCGGCGTCTACGACGCCAACGGCTCGGTGAGCCGCAACGCCCTGACGGTCAACGCGTTCGCGCTCGCCGACGGGGTGCTGCAGCCGATCCCGCCGGCGCTGCGCGACGCGCTGTTCCAGACCACCGCCTCGGTCAGCCAGAACAACCGCTGCCCGGGCTCGGCCGAGCGTCCCGCCGCCGACGGCTCCAACCCGTACGTGCCCGAGGGCTTCGACTGCGACCGCACCCAGGTGCCCCCGGGACGATGA
- a CDS encoding acyl-CoA dehydrogenase family protein, protein MSTVEQPASSRRAIFEDEHEDFRESVRRWLTNEVAPHFEQWEKDGIVPRDVFAAAGANGFIGTQIPEEFGGAGVDDFRFNVILGEEICRQALGGVAVGLTLHNDVCLPYFLEYCNDEQKERWLPGIADGTKITAIAMTEPGAGSDLAGIKTKAVRDGDHYIVNGAKTFITNGINADLIVTAVKTDPNERHKGISMLVIEADTPGFERGRNLEKVGMHSQDTAELFFNDARVPVENLLVAEGVGFGQMVHNLAQERLSVAVVGVATAAAALQMAVDYVKERTAFGESISKFQNTRFVLAECKTEVDAAQAFLDQCTMELVNGTLTVERAASLKLFATEVQGRVIDKCLQLFGGYGYMLEYPIARLYADARVSRIYAGSNEIMKEIVGRSLT, encoded by the coding sequence ATGAGCACTGTCGAGCAGCCCGCCAGCAGCCGCCGCGCGATCTTCGAGGACGAGCACGAGGACTTCCGCGAGAGCGTCCGCCGCTGGCTCACCAACGAGGTCGCGCCCCACTTCGAGCAGTGGGAGAAGGACGGGATCGTCCCGCGCGACGTGTTCGCCGCGGCGGGCGCGAACGGCTTCATCGGGACCCAGATCCCGGAGGAGTTCGGCGGCGCCGGCGTCGACGACTTCCGCTTCAACGTCATCCTCGGCGAGGAGATCTGCCGGCAGGCGCTCGGCGGCGTCGCGGTCGGCCTGACGCTCCACAACGACGTCTGCCTCCCCTACTTCCTCGAGTACTGCAACGACGAGCAGAAGGAGCGCTGGCTCCCGGGGATCGCCGACGGCACGAAGATCACCGCGATCGCGATGACCGAGCCGGGCGCGGGCTCCGACCTCGCCGGCATCAAGACGAAGGCGGTCCGCGACGGCGACCACTACATCGTCAACGGCGCCAAGACGTTCATCACCAACGGCATCAACGCGGACCTCATCGTCACCGCGGTGAAGACCGACCCCAACGAGCGCCACAAGGGCATCTCGATGCTCGTCATCGAGGCCGACACGCCCGGCTTCGAGCGCGGCCGCAACCTCGAGAAGGTCGGCATGCACTCCCAGGACACCGCCGAGTTGTTCTTCAACGACGCGCGCGTGCCGGTCGAGAACCTGCTCGTCGCCGAGGGCGTCGGCTTCGGCCAGATGGTCCACAACCTGGCGCAGGAGCGCCTGAGCGTCGCCGTCGTCGGCGTCGCGACCGCCGCCGCGGCACTGCAGATGGCGGTCGACTACGTCAAGGAGCGCACCGCCTTCGGCGAGTCGATCTCGAAGTTCCAGAACACCCGCTTCGTGCTCGCCGAGTGCAAGACCGAGGTCGACGCCGCGCAGGCGTTCCTGGACCAGTGCACGATGGAGCTCGTGAACGGCACGCTGACGGTCGAGCGCGCCGCGTCGCTGAAGCTCTTCGCCACCGAGGTGCAGGGCCGCGTCATCGACAAGTGCCTGCAGCTCTTCGGCGGCTACGGCTACATGCTCGAGTACCCGATCGCCCGCCTCTACGCGGACGCGCGCGTGTCGCGGATCTACGCGGGCAGCAACGAGATCATGAAGGAGATCGTCGGCCGGTCCCTCACCTAG
- a CDS encoding DUF808 domain-containing protein: MSAGLAALLDDVAAIARVAAASIDDVAAGASRASVKAAGVIVDDAAVTPRYVQGFAPERELPMIRRIAQGSLRNKLLFILPAALLLSEFLDWLLTPLLMVGGAYLCFEGAEKIWEKIGPGHHGEAAAPVTELGPDQEEELVGGAIRTDFILSAEIMVISLNEVTDEPFLTRAMILVLVAFAITALVYGAVALIVKMDDIGLRLVQTREGFAARFGRGLVRGMPIVMGVLSTVGIAAMLWVGGHILLVGLDDLGVHALYDAVHHLEEDVHDALGAVGGVGAWLTNTGASALLGVVVGAVIVAIMHRVRPGHAH, translated from the coding sequence GTGAGCGCCGGACTCGCCGCACTGCTCGACGACGTCGCCGCGATCGCGCGCGTCGCCGCCGCGTCGATCGACGACGTCGCCGCCGGCGCCAGCCGCGCGAGCGTGAAGGCTGCCGGCGTCATCGTCGACGACGCCGCCGTGACGCCCCGCTACGTGCAGGGCTTCGCGCCCGAGCGCGAGCTGCCGATGATCCGGCGCATCGCGCAGGGGTCGCTGCGCAACAAGCTCCTGTTCATCCTGCCCGCGGCGCTGCTGCTGAGCGAGTTCCTGGACTGGCTGCTGACCCCGCTGCTGATGGTCGGCGGCGCCTACCTGTGCTTCGAGGGCGCTGAGAAGATCTGGGAGAAGATCGGTCCCGGCCACCACGGGGAGGCGGCCGCCCCGGTCACCGAGCTCGGACCCGACCAGGAGGAGGAGCTCGTGGGCGGCGCGATCCGCACGGACTTCATCCTCTCGGCCGAGATCATGGTGATCTCGCTCAACGAGGTCACCGACGAGCCGTTCCTCACGCGCGCGATGATCCTCGTCCTCGTCGCCTTCGCGATCACCGCGCTGGTCTACGGGGCGGTCGCCCTGATCGTGAAGATGGACGACATCGGGCTGCGGCTCGTCCAGACCCGCGAGGGCTTCGCCGCCCGGTTCGGCCGCGGCCTCGTGCGCGGGATGCCGATCGTCATGGGCGTGCTGTCCACGGTCGGCATCGCGGCGATGCTGTGGGTCGGCGGCCACATCCTGCTCGTCGGCCTCGACGACCTCGGCGTGCACGCGCTCTACGACGCCGTGCACCACCTCGAGGAGGACGTCCACGACGCGCTCGGGGCGGTCGGCGGCGTCGGGGCCTGGCTGACGAACACCGGCGCGTCGGCGCTGCTGGGCGTCGTCGTCGGCGCGGTGATCGTGGCGATCATGCACCGGGTGCGTCCCGGGCACGCCCACTGA
- a CDS encoding MlaD family protein, translating to MKRALLGLLALALVATFAVVGTGAGDGDGNPTYWVELDNAFGLIEGADVKVAGVRSGQIKTMEITRDDYRARVEIEITQDGFGVLRRSAVCETRPQSLIGEYFIDCQPGTAGPELPRGGTIPVAQTRSTVPVDLVNDIWRRPYRERFSILLSEFGAGLAARGGDLNETIRRAVPALRETDQVLAKLAQQRRTIRDLYRDADTVVTALADNRDDVVRFVREARDTAAASGSRSDELREQFRALPTFLAELQPTMRLLGRAADRQVPALRTLSAQAPRLTRFLDAFGDFSQASRPSTASLAQAARAGRTAVVALRPQVRRLSRAVTDLPELAQNLAITLEHLDDPANAVEDDARNPRGTGGYTGLEALLRYIFFQGQATNVFDGNGHMLKVSAFVDASCAFYWDAARARTDKARERCSTALGPRAPGINEPDPTATGTTQTRASEREDDARPAQPAATPTPTAPAPTATPAPSATPQSEGLLGDLLDGLLPDGVLPPKLQDQLDGLGGALTGKGQGRPQTQSSGLLDYLLGG from the coding sequence ATGAAGCGCGCGCTCCTCGGCCTCCTCGCGCTCGCGCTCGTGGCGACCTTCGCGGTCGTCGGCACCGGCGCGGGCGACGGCGACGGCAACCCGACCTACTGGGTCGAGCTCGACAACGCGTTCGGGCTGATCGAGGGCGCCGACGTGAAGGTCGCCGGGGTCCGCTCCGGCCAGATCAAGACGATGGAGATCACGCGCGACGACTACCGCGCCCGCGTCGAGATCGAGATCACGCAGGACGGATTCGGCGTGCTGCGCCGCAGCGCCGTGTGCGAGACCCGCCCGCAGTCGCTGATCGGCGAGTACTTCATCGACTGCCAGCCCGGCACCGCCGGACCCGAGCTGCCGCGCGGCGGCACGATCCCCGTCGCGCAGACGCGCTCGACCGTCCCGGTCGACCTCGTCAACGACATCTGGCGCCGCCCCTACCGCGAGCGCTTCTCGATCCTGCTCAGCGAGTTCGGCGCCGGGCTCGCGGCCCGCGGCGGCGACCTCAACGAGACGATCCGCCGCGCCGTGCCCGCGCTGCGCGAGACCGACCAGGTCCTCGCGAAGCTCGCCCAGCAGCGCCGCACGATCCGCGACCTCTACCGCGACGCCGACACGGTCGTCACCGCGCTGGCCGACAACCGCGACGACGTCGTGCGGTTCGTCCGCGAGGCGCGCGACACCGCGGCGGCGAGCGGGTCGCGCAGCGACGAGCTGCGCGAGCAGTTCCGCGCGCTCCCGACCTTCCTCGCCGAGCTCCAGCCGACGATGCGGCTGCTCGGCCGCGCCGCCGACCGGCAGGTGCCCGCGCTGCGGACCCTGTCCGCGCAGGCGCCGCGTCTGACCCGCTTCCTCGACGCCTTCGGCGACTTCTCGCAGGCGTCGCGGCCCTCGACCGCCTCGCTCGCGCAGGCCGCGCGCGCCGGCCGCACCGCGGTCGTCGCGCTGCGCCCGCAGGTCCGGCGCCTCAGCCGCGCGGTCACCGACCTGCCCGAGCTGGCGCAGAACCTCGCGATCACGCTCGAGCACCTCGACGACCCCGCCAACGCCGTCGAGGACGACGCCCGCAACCCGCGCGGCACCGGCGGCTACACCGGGCTCGAGGCGCTGCTGCGCTACATCTTCTTCCAGGGCCAGGCCACGAACGTCTTCGACGGCAACGGCCACATGCTCAAGGTCTCCGCCTTCGTCGACGCCTCGTGCGCGTTCTACTGGGACGCCGCCCGCGCCCGCACCGACAAGGCGCGCGAGCGCTGCTCGACCGCGCTCGGCCCGCGGGCCCCGGGCATCAACGAGCCCGACCCGACGGCGACCGGCACCACCCAGACGCGCGCGTCCGAGCGCGAGGACGACGCCCGTCCCGCGCAGCCGGCCGCCACCCCGACGCCGACCGCGCCCGCCCCGACGGCGACGCCGGCCCCGTCCGCGACGCCGCAGTCCGAGGGCCTCCTCGGCGACCTGCTCGACGGCCTGCTGCCCGACGGCGTGCTGCCGCCCAAGCTCCAGGACCAGCTCGACGGGCTCGGCGGCGCGCTGACCGGCAAGGGCCAGGGCCGCCCGCAGACGCAGAGCTCCGGCCTCCTCGACTACCTGCTGGGGGGCTGA